One Salvelinus namaycush isolate Seneca chromosome 4, SaNama_1.0, whole genome shotgun sequence genomic window carries:
- the LOC120045930 gene encoding protein FAM83B-like, which yields MRQDEFIMKKQSLQILDDPRNNIGYGPGRDPHQSVYASLGRTKGGLVIKNPELLQDNWHKRHSVADPKSNIDYRDNKESSSHMYGGAFVRKQADGGGIRVGAQNGGYSSNLNEDQRSVSQYDVKNTVDIKRPPVSIWKEPPSRTVSAAALDMNSKEPTYKSTSTAMGSPRFLKKSSKKIRSLLNIPEKKEGSPLTKENVIPKRGGSSDTIVTEEEEQRPNRERKVPSQSGTAYPTRSPTRLKMDKNHFADDIGKSSAPRFSTDELQQNPPARATSIRTQGQPTVIDERHERASLASGNWRSDQGGSSRLYSRFEPFCSFEKNQPHSLQSATGPAPIHAPEKTKSMHSAKSNSNNEQHNHTGQQTTSHHENKLGKFIQRVGNFIHKNK from the coding sequence ATGAGACAGGATGAGTTTATAATGAAGAAGCAAAGTCTGCAGATCTTGGATGATCCTAGGAATAACATTGGCTATGGCCCAGGAAGAGACCCACATCAGTCTGTCTATGCCAGCCTGGGCAGAACCAAAGGGGGACTGGTAATCAAAAACCCTGAGCTCCTCCAAGACAACTGGCACAAAAGGCACAGTGTGGCAGACCCAAAGTCCAACATAGACTACAGAGACAATAAAGAGTCCTCCAGTCACATGTATGGTGGGGCCTTTGTGAGGAAACAGGCAGATGGTGGTGGAATAAGAGTGGGTGCACAGAATGGAGGATATTCTTCAAATCTGAATGAGGATCAGAGATCTGTCTCTCAATATGATGTCAAAAACACAGTGGACATAAAGAGACCCCCTGTTTCCATTTGGAAAGAGCCTCCCTCCAGAACTGTGTCTGCAGCAGCCCTTGATATGAACAGCAAAGAGCCCACTTACAAGTCCACCAGTACAGCAATGGGCTCACCTCGTTTCCTCAAGAAGAGCTCCAAGAAAATCAGATCATTGCTCAACATACCAGAGAAAAAAGAGGGTTCCCCTCTAACCAAGGAAAATGTAATTCCAAAAAGGGGTGGTAGCTCAGACACCATAGTGACTGAGGAAGAAGAACAAAGAccaaacagagagaggaaggttCCATCGCAGAGTGGCACCGCATATCCAACCAGATCCCCTACCAGGCTAAAGATGGACAAGAACCACTTTGCAGATGATATAGGAAAATCATCAGCCCCTCGTTTCAGCACTGACGAGCTGCAGCAAAACCCTCCTGCCAGAGCTACATCCATTAGGACACAGGGGCAGCCTACTGTCATTGATGAAAGACATGAAAGGGCAAGCCTTGCATCAGGAAACTGGCGTAGCGATCAGGGGGGCAGTAGTCGTTTGTATAGCAGATTTGAGCCTTTCTGCTCATTTGAGAAGAATCAACCCCACTCCTTACAATCTGCAACAGGCCCTGCACCCATACATGCCCCAGAGAAAACCAAGAGCATGCACTCTGCTAAAAGTAACTCCAACAATGaacaacacaaccacactggccaGCAAACAACTAGCCACCATGAAAACAAACTGGGAAAATTTATACAAAGAGTAGGGAATTTCATTCACAAAAATAAGTAG
- the LOC120045931 gene encoding protein FAM83B-like: protein MESEQLSLLSSLKGELQSEDYIHPHYKEAYRLAIDSLVNGGRESYQEFLKAERIGSFLSEDELHFITTNASQPLPSSHTEEINGPALDTPASKSSTGTYWPVHSDIVTPDLELGWPMVMHDKLQTNIDLLFHPPRLNSPTIKEVIRKQIQDARQVIAIVMDIFTDVDIFKEAVDASIRGTPVYVLLDEFHLQSFLSMAENQDIQIPKLRNMRVRTVKGQDYLCRSGATFHGAMEQKFLLVDCQTVVYGSYSFMWSYEKINLSMVQVITGQLVESYDAEFRTLFARSSMPAVLAPPEGVLLERNGRHALAKYASQSSQAFERKDQLRHTLDTVYRKACERQMGMTSPIREMEDRLYEEEPFQHRPMINHGVSVQKHIHQFQSAETANFLKRHSYAGERQEVLHVPHNTRAIGDKQLLKKLFHTSG from the exons ATGGAATCCGAACAACTCTCCCTGCTGTCATCCTTGAAAGGAGAGTTGCAGTCTGAGGATTACATTCATCCCCACTATAAGGAGGCCTATCGCCTTGCTATCGATTCCCTGGTGAATGGTGGCAGAGAGAGCTACCAGGAGTTCCTCAAGGCCGAGCGGATAGGGAGCTTTCTCTCAGAAGATGAACTCCACTTCATCACTACAAATGCCTCACAGCCATTGCCTAGCAGCCACACAGAAGAAATCAACGGCCCAGCACTGGACACTCCGGCCAGCAAGTCCTCAACTGGGACGTACTGGCCTGTGCACTCAGACATAGTGACACCCGACCTGGAGTTAGGATGGCCGATGGTCATGCATGATAAACTCCAAACCAATATAGATCTGCTTTTCCATCCACCCAGACTAAACAGCCCCACCATCAAAGAGGTGATCCGTAAACAGATTCAGGATGCCAGACAG GTTATTGCAATTGTAATGGACATTTTTACAGATGTGGATATATTCAAAGAAGCGGTTGATGCCTCCATCAGAGGAACTCCAGTTTATGTGCTTCTGGATGAATTTCATCTGCAAAGCTTTCTCTCAATGGCTGAGAATCAAGACATCCAAATCCCAAAACTTAGG AACATGAGGGTACGCACAGTGAAGGGTCAGGATTACCTCTGTCGTTCAGGAGCTACATTTCATGGAGCAATGGAGCAGAAGTTTCTATTGGTGGACTGCCAAACAGTGGTGTACGGATCATACAG CTTCATGTGGTCCTATGAGAAAATCAACCTGAGTATGGTGCAGGTCATAACAGGCCAGCTGGTGGAGTCCTATGACGCGGAGTTTCGAACGCTCTTCGCTCGCTCCTCCATGCCAGCAGTTCTCGCCCCTCCCGAGGGTGTGCTACTAGAAAGGAATGGAAGGCATGCTCTGGCAAAGTATGCTTCTCAATCCAGCCAAGCCTTTGAGAGGAAGGACCAGTTGAGACATACCCTCGACACAGTGTACAGGAAAGCCTGTGAGAGACAGATGGGCATGACGAGCCCTatcagagagatggaggacagaCTTTATGAGGAGGAGCCATTTCAACACAGACCCATGATCAATCATGGTGTGAGTGTTCAAAAACACATCCATCAGTTCCAGTCTGCAGAGACTGCAAACTTCCTGAAAAGACACAGTTATGCTGGGGAAAGACAAGAAGTCTTGCATGTTCCACACAACACAAG AGCAATCGGAGACAAACAGTTACTCAAAAAACTCTTCCATACGTCAGGTTGA